A single genomic interval of Gossypium raimondii isolate GPD5lz chromosome 11, ASM2569854v1, whole genome shotgun sequence harbors:
- the LOC105802659 gene encoding E3 ubiquitin-protein ligase At4g11680 translates to MNPSNALPQTSPPSDAVDTSPLLTHSISDHLPRSRRILRRRPPPLPGTAARLLRRASSRRLMLREPSVRVRETAAEQLEERQSDWAYSKPVIILDILWNMAFVVMAVVVLGLSLEEKPSVPLRLWVWGYGLQCLFHVACVAVEYKIRNERRVEGLQSNEDPDLGLNSQSGSEADDSEDNVTEELNSGDETRVAKSLESANTMFSFLWWIIGFYWIIAKGQVLTHQAPKLYWLCVTFLALDVVFVFICVAVACLIGLAVCCCLPCIIAILYALTDRDGATDEEIDRLPKYRFQRTADLEKVDGEIYNIMTESNTDTPTERILSREDAECCICLSAYEDGTELRELPCHHHFHCNCIDKWLYINATCPLCKFNILKVSEEV, encoded by the exons ATGAACCCATCAAACGCACTACCTCAGACATCACCTCCATCAGATGCGGTGGACACGTCACCCCTCCTGACCCATTCCATATCCGACCACCTTCCCCGCAGCCGCCGCATCCTCCGTCGTCGACCTCCACCTTTACCTGGCACAGCCGCTAGGCTCCTCCGACGCGCCAGCAGTCGTCGTTTGATGCTCCGTGAGCCATCGGTTCGCGTGCGAGAAACCGCTGCGGAGCAACTCGAAGAGCGTCAAAGCGATTGGGCCTACTCGAAGCCCGTTATAATCCTCGACATTCTCTGGAATATGGCGTTTGTGGTAATGGCGGTTGTCGTTTTGGGACTCAGCCTTGAAGAAAAGCCCAGCGTCCCCTTAAGGCTCTGGGTTTGGGGTTACGGCTTACAGTGTTTGTTTCACGTGGCTTGCGTAGCagtagaatataaaataagaaacgAAAGGAGGGTTGAGGGCTTGCAGAGCAACGAGGATCCGGATTTGGGTCTGAATTCTCAGTCTGGGAGTGAAGCAGATGATTCCGAGGATAATGTAACAGAGGAGTTGAATAGTGGAGATGAAACCAG AGTTGCCAAGAGCTTGGAGTCTGCAAATACGATGTTTTCATTTCTTTGGTGGATAATTGGATTTTACTGGATAATTGCCAAAGGACAAGTTTTGACACATCAGGCACCTAAGCTTTACTG GCTTTGTGTTACATTTCTTGCGTTGGATGTGGTGTTTGTATTCATCTGTGTTGCTGTTGCCTGTCTTATTGGTCTTGCTGTTTGCTGCTGTCTTCCTTGTATCATTGCAATTTTGTATGCTCTTACAGACcgg GATGGAGCAACAGATGAAGAAATTGATAGATTGCCAAAGTACAGGTTTCAAAGGACAGCTGATCTCGAAAAAGTAGATGGtgaaatttataacataatgaCTGAATCTAACACTGATACTCCTACTGAACGGATTCTTTCACGTGAAGATGCT GAATGCTGCATCTGCCTTTCTGCTTATGAAGATGGGACCGAGTTGCGCGAACTTCCTTGCCATCACCATTTCCATTGCAACTGTATAGACAAGTGGTTGTACATCAATGCTACATGTCCTCTCTGCAAGTTCAACATTCTAAAGGTGAGCGAAGAGGTTTAG
- the LOC105802660 gene encoding BON1-associated protein 2 gives METKSRTLEITILSAEDLRIHNKSVKKNAFVVVQTDSFNSKTTKMNGKGGSSPSWNDKLVMDMPMHTRFVTLQVKCKSSGGRDKTVGLVRIPVTDFIGGYSPETCLQFLSYRLRDPKGLKNGILNVSIRLKEPLQACSSQAVASGLGIPINGLNDFGVVTGIPICSGYPSTSFFR, from the coding sequence ATGGAGACAAAATCTCGCACTCTGGAGATCACAATTTTGTCAGCAGAAGATCTAAGAATCCATAACAAATCGGTTAAAAAGAACGCTTTCGTCGTCGTCCAGACCGACAGTTTTAACTCTAAGACGACGAAGATGAACGGAAAAGGAGGGAGCTCTCCTTCGTGGAACGATAAACTAGTGATGGACATGCCCATGCACACACGCTTCGTCACCCTCCAAGTCAAATGCAAGTCCTCAGGTGGTAGGGATAAAACCGTCGGACTTGTAAGAATACCGGTGACGGATTTTATCGGAGGATATTCTCCCGAGACTTGCTTACAGTTCTTGAGTTACCGATTAAGAGATCCAAAGGGACTCAAGAACGGAATCCTTAACGTTTCTATAAGACTAAAAGAACCCTTACAAGCTTGTTCTTCCCAGGCTGTAGCGTCTGGGCTTGGGATCCCCATCAACGGACTAAATGATTTTGGAGTTGTTACTGGGATTCCCATTTGTAGTGGCTATCCATCTACTTCTTTCTTTAGATGA